The segment ACCACGTACGTGTACCGCCGTCCCCGCAGGTCGACGGACACCTCGTCCCCCGCCCGCAGCCGGTTCAGGTACCGGAACGGCTCCCCGTGCGTGTTCCGGTGCCCGGCCAGCGCGAAGTTCCCCTCCGCCCCCGGCTGCGCCGTCCCCGGGTAGTGCCCCACGTAGCCCTTGTCCAGCACGGCCCGCCGGTCGACCCCCTCCGCGACGGGCACGGCCAGCCCGAGCCGGGGGATCCGCAACACCCCGTACGCCTCGTCCCGCGCCGACCCGGCACCCCCGCCCGCGGGCTTCCCACCCTTCCCGCCGCCCCCGGCCCCCGCCGAAGCGGACCCGCCGGAGCCCCCACCAGCCCCCTCACCCGAACCCCCGCTAGAACCCCCCTCGACCACCCCTGGAACCTCCCCCACCCCAGACACCCCAGCCGCCCCCTCTCCTCCTCCCCCTCCCCCTCCTCCCCCTCCTCCCCCTTCTGCCCATCCCCTCTCCAGGGCCCGGACCTGCGCCTGCGCCCCGGCCACGGCCTGCCGATTGGTCCACCACACCTGGTGCACCACCAGCAACGCCACCACCACCCCCACCGTGGTCAGGACCTCACCGGCCCCCCACAGCAGCCGCGCGAACCCGGCCCGGCCCGCCCGCCGACCGCCCCCTTGCACCACCACGCGCACCTGATCCCGCACGGCCGGCACCCTAAGACTTCCCCCCTCAACTGACCAGCGGCAGTACGGTGTGAACCATGCGCCCCGACACGCCTGCAGAGCACATCGCCGAAGCCGAGCGCCTCATCCGCACGGCGACCCGCTACCCCGAGGACCAGGAACCCCTCCTCCTCCAGGCCGCGGCCCACCTCGAACTGGGCGACGCCCGGGATCGCGCGAGCGCGCTCTACGACCGCCTGCTGTCCGCCTCCCCCGCCAACCCCCACCTGATCAAGGCCCGCCAGGCCGCGAACCTGTGGGAGTACGGCCACGAGGCCGAGGCCCGCGCCCTGATCTCCGGCATCCGCGCCGCCGCCCCCGCGGACCCGGCCCCCTGGGAGATCATCGCGGAGGCCCTCGAGGCCCACGACGAGCTCGAAGCCTCCCACGAGTGCTTCACGGAGGCGGCGGCCCTCCTCACCTCGGAGGACACCCCCCTCACCCAGGCCACGACCGCGCTCCTGACGGGCCGCCACCGCGTCCGCCGGCTCCTCGCGCTCCCCCACGACGACTGGGACATGGTCGCCGACACCCGCCACATCGGCCCGATCCCGCTGGACGAACTCCACGACCCCAAGCGCATCTGGGCCCTGGGCTCCAACGACCCGGCGGAACTCCGCGCCGAGATCGCCCGCCTGCGCGCCGAACTCGGCGACCGCCGCGCCGCCCTCTCGCGCCCCTTCCCGGTGGCCATCCTCCACTGGCCCGCCCGCGAACTGGCCGAACTCCTCACCAGCTACCCCACCCTGGCGGCGGAGTACCCCACCCACGAGGCCCACCTGGCAAAGGTCGAGTCCTCCCTGCGCACCCTGGCCGCCTCGGGCACCACGAACCTCGGCATCGTCACGGCCAGCGTCCCCTCGTACGAGGCCTTCGCCGCATCGGAAAAATCCTCCCCGGCCTCCCCGTCCCTCCTGGCGGAATACGCCACCACCCTGGCCGCCCGAGGCAAAGCCACCCCCTGGCCCCCCACCCCCACGGCCCCCTGCTGGTGCACCTCGGGCAAGCCGTACGCGGAGTGCCACGGA is part of the Streptomyces katrae genome and harbors:
- a CDS encoding class E sortase, which produces MPAVRDQVRVVVQGGGRRAGRAGFARLLWGAGEVLTTVGVVVALLVVHQVWWTNRQAVAGAQAQVRALERGWAEGGGGGGGGGGGGEGAAGVSGVGEVPGVVEGGSSGGSGEGAGGGSGGSASAGAGGGGKGGKPAGGGAGSARDEAYGVLRIPRLGLAVPVAEGVDRRAVLDKGYVGHYPGTAQPGAEGNFALAGHRNTHGEPFRYLNRLRAGDEVSVDLRGRRYTYVVGKVLAETSPGDVGVIAPVPRSGVKPGYGYEEAGSYITLTTCTPEYTSKYRLVVWGTLKGVVGGSR
- a CDS encoding SEC-C domain-containing protein encodes the protein MRPDTPAEHIAEAERLIRTATRYPEDQEPLLLQAAAHLELGDARDRASALYDRLLSASPANPHLIKARQAANLWEYGHEAEARALISGIRAAAPADPAPWEIIAEALEAHDELEASHECFTEAAALLTSEDTPLTQATTALLTGRHRVRRLLALPHDDWDMVADTRHIGPIPLDELHDPKRIWALGSNDPAELRAEIARLRAELGDRRAALSRPFPVAILHWPARELAELLTSYPTLAAEYPTHEAHLAKVESSLRTLAASGTTNLGIVTASVPSYEAFAASEKSSPASPSLLAEYATTLAARGKATPWPPTPTAPCWCTSGKPYAECHGVNG